In Anopheles gambiae chromosome 2, idAnoGambNW_F1_1, whole genome shotgun sequence, a single window of DNA contains:
- the LOC1271480 gene encoding uncharacterized protein LOC1271480 isoform X4, translated as MHQRLIVIASALLLIADLVFSENAFIDSAPEGYYDRKSLADCPSRFYSEDVSSALGFFIFGGRRAFLKEFPHMAAIGWTDKTVSPPVVQYKCGGSLIAAKYVLTAAHCKVDDEKIPPDTVRLGDTNLATTEDDETAQQFKIVSFTVHEKFKKNRKYYDIALIELDREAKFNTAVCPICLWPLDNIHEYSSSLRAIGFGFTTYTSGMSPTLQKVSLNYYDSDSCNNELPKDARLRYGLTSDQFCTKTPHKDACLGDSGGPLQIDLSDVTRTIPYLTGVVSFGTGCWDGSMGVYTKVASYINWIRERVNVTVDPIECARNTECLAARSFSDSRLSPQNNSPFFKVNLRKADNSSFHQCSGALIDYRHVVTSATCAIRNNQQPAFIEANKEMVEIVDIDVHPKFVAGKNYHNLAVLTLAKFYNPNKIYQIIAPGCIWKEERITDPIVFFSGYGPEVKNEPEDVAKNVSLKVLVALVTENGRCEASDAWKVNSTLWSGFNSDFLCTFNPIDLVPGICKLEPGGAVSNFRRDNIVPYVYAVNTMDEGECGGTQNLFVATRLAPFYDWIETIILRHLPENDPILTSIRFGGDESDTPIVDTSTSNEIDQIVHQNRIGNLPAILSDVIANHIKPYGDDLMKGRPQTTKVNMHPFQTSPRTKQSVLVPPVQNTIHNNDVHIELIPSVELPPTHIIQGQGHPQVVHSRPTEPYSSYTRQNHFQSVVPYGQSMSGQRVDYQGPNSPHPAVDHNHLVSIIRSIELYENGHCTLPTGAPGRCLHYTRCPSMYWNRQNVDVFLRLNLIPLCNRAQETVCCQV; from the exons ATGCATCAGCGACTGATCGTGATCGCTAGTGCGCTGTTACTCATCGCCGATCTAGTGTTTAGTGAAAACGCATTTATTGATAGTGCACCGGAAGGATACTACGACCGTAAATCGTTAGCTG ATTGTCCGAGCCGATTCTACAGTGAGGATGTGTCCAGTGCTCTCGGATTCTTTATTTTTGGAGGACGTCGTGCTTTTCTCAAAGAATTTCCTCACATG GCAGCGATTGGATGGACGGACAAGACCGTATCACCACCGGTAGTGCAGTACAAATGTGGTGGGTCACTGATAGCTGCCAAATATGTTCTAACGGCCGCTCACTGCAAGGTGGATGACGAAAA AATTCCACCCGATACAGTGCGTCTTGGCGATACAAATCTAGCTACCACCGAGGACGACGAAACCGCACAGCAGTTTAAAATCGTTAGCTTTACTGTGCATGAAAAGTTTAAGAAGAACCGCAAGTACTATGACATCGCACTCATAGAGCTAGATCGTGAAGCGAAGTTCAATACAGCTGTGTGTCCTATTTGCCTATGGCCACTCGATAACATCCATGAGTATAGTTCCAGCTTGCGAGCAATTGGATTCGGATTTACTACTTACA cATCGGGAATGAGTCCAACATTGCAAAAAGTGTCACTCAATTATTACGATTCTGATTCCTGCAACAACGAACTGCCAAAGGATGCTCGCTTAAGGTATGGACTTACGTCTGACCAGTTCTGCACGAAAACTCCACACAAAGACGCGTGCTTGGGAGATTCCGGTGGGCCGTTACAGATCGACCTGTCGGATGTGACGCGCACGATACCGTACCTTACGGGCGTAGTGTCGTTCGGAACGGGCTGTTGGGATGGTTCTATGGGTGTGTACACGAAGGTGGCCAGCTACATAAATTGGATCCGCGAGCGCGTAAACGTTACCGTCGATCCGATTGAGTGTGCCAGAAACACGGAGTGTCTAGCAGCAAGATCGTTTTCCGACAGTCGACTAAGTCCGCAAAATAATTCACCCTTCTTTAAG GTAAATCTACGCAAAGCAGACAACAGTTCATTCCATCAGTGCAGTGGAGCTCTCATCGATTACCGGCATGTCGTCACATCGGCCACCTGTGCCATACGCAACAACCAGCAACCAGCCTTTATAGAGGCAAACAAGGAGATGGTCGAGATAGTGGACATCGACGTGCATCCCAAATTTGTTGCCGGGAAAAACTACCACAATCTAGCTGTGCTAACGCTTGCCAAGTTTTACAACCCGAACAAAATCTATCAAATCATTGCACCAGGTTGCATCTGGAAGGAGGAGCGCATCACCGATCCGATTGTGTTCTTTTCTGGCTACGGACCCGAGGTGAAGAATGAACCGGAAGATGTGGCAAAGAATGTATCGCTCAAAGTATTGGTAGCGCTGGTGACGGAGAATGGCCGCTGTGAGGCAAGTGATGCGTGGAAAGTGAATAGCACACTCTGGTCAGGATTCAACAGTGACTTCCTGTGCACCTTCAATCCGATCGATCTGGTACCGGGCATCTGTAAG CTGGAACCAGGTGGTGCCGTGTCCAACTTTCGGCGCGACAATATTGTGCCATATGTGTACGCGGTCAACACCATGGATGAGGGTGAGTGCGGCGGAACACAGAATCTCTTCGTTGCGACACGACTTGCTCCGTTTTACGATTGGATTGAGACGATTATTTTAAGACATCTGCCTGAAAACGATCCAATACTAACCT CAATACGTTTTGGAGGTGATGAGTCCGACACACCCATTGTCGATACGTCCACATCGAACGAGATCGATCAAATTGTTCATCAAAATCGTATAGGTAATT TGCCGGCTATTCTTTCAGATGTGATCGCGAACCACATAAAACCTTACGGTGATGATTTAATGAAGGGTAGACCTCAGACAACGAAAGTAAACA TGCATCCATTCCAGACGTCACCCAGGACGAAACAATCAGTCCTAGTGCCACCAGTACAAAACACTATCCACAATAATGATGTACATATTGAGCTGATTCCTTCCGTTGAACTACCTCCGACACACATCATCCAAGGGCAGGGACATCCTCAAGTCGTCCACAGTCGTCCCACTGAACCGTACTCGTCGTACACTAGACAGAATCACTTCCAATCGGTAGTTCCGTACGGTCAGAGCATGTCCGGTCAAAGGGTCGATTACCAGGGACCGAACTCACCCCACCCGGCGGTCGATCATAACCATCTGGTGTCGATTATTCGGTCGATTGAGCTGTACGAGAACGGGCATTGCACACTTCCAACTGGAGCTCCCGGCAGGTGTCTGCACTATACGCGCTGTCCTTCGATGTACTGGAATCGCCAAAATGTGGACGTGTTTCTTCGCTTGAACTTGATACCACTCTGCAATCGTGCGCAGGAAACGGTCTGCTGTCAGGTATGA
- the LOC1271480 gene encoding uncharacterized protein LOC1271480 isoform X3, translating to MHQRLIVIASALLLIADLVFSENAFIDSAPEGYYDRKSLADCPSRFYSEDVSSALGFFIFGGRRAFLKEFPHMAAIGWTDKTVSPPVVQYKCGGSLIAAKYVLTAAHCKVDDEKIPPDTVRLGDTNLATTEDDETAQQFKIVSFTVHEKFKKNRKYYDIALIELDREAKFNTAVCPICLWPLDNIHEYSSSLRAIGFGFTTYTSGMSPTLQKVSLNYYDSDSCNNELPKDARLRYGLTSDQFCTKTPHKDACLGDSGGPLQIDLSDVTRTIPYLTGVVSFGTGCWDGSMGVYTKVASYINWIRERVNVTVDPIECARNTECLAARSFSDSRLSPQNNSPFFKVNLRKADNSSFHQCSGALIDYRHVVTSATCAIRNNQQPAFIEANKEMVEIVDIDVHPKFVAGKNYHNLAVLTLAKFYNPNKIYQIIAPGCIWKEERITDPIVFFSGYGPEVKNEPEDVAKNVSLKVLVALVTENGRCEASDAWKVNSTLWSGFNSDFLCTFNPIDLVPGICKLEPGGAVSNFRRDNIVPYVYAVNTMDEGECGGTQNLFVATRLAPFYDWIETIILRHLPENDPILTSIRFGGDESDTPIVDTSTSNEIDQIVHQNRIDVIANHIKPYGDDLMKGRPQTTKVNIYHQSLNNVPETYEVYGPHTPHSQKLVHPFQTSPRTKQSVLVPPVQNTIHNNDVHIELIPSVELPPTHIIQGQGHPQVVHSRPTEPYSSYTRQNHFQSVVPYGQSMSGQRVDYQGPNSPHPAVDHNHLVSIIRSIELYENGHCTLPTGAPGRCLHYTRCPSMYWNRQNVDVFLRLNLIPLCNRAQETVCCQV from the exons ATGCATCAGCGACTGATCGTGATCGCTAGTGCGCTGTTACTCATCGCCGATCTAGTGTTTAGTGAAAACGCATTTATTGATAGTGCACCGGAAGGATACTACGACCGTAAATCGTTAGCTG ATTGTCCGAGCCGATTCTACAGTGAGGATGTGTCCAGTGCTCTCGGATTCTTTATTTTTGGAGGACGTCGTGCTTTTCTCAAAGAATTTCCTCACATG GCAGCGATTGGATGGACGGACAAGACCGTATCACCACCGGTAGTGCAGTACAAATGTGGTGGGTCACTGATAGCTGCCAAATATGTTCTAACGGCCGCTCACTGCAAGGTGGATGACGAAAA AATTCCACCCGATACAGTGCGTCTTGGCGATACAAATCTAGCTACCACCGAGGACGACGAAACCGCACAGCAGTTTAAAATCGTTAGCTTTACTGTGCATGAAAAGTTTAAGAAGAACCGCAAGTACTATGACATCGCACTCATAGAGCTAGATCGTGAAGCGAAGTTCAATACAGCTGTGTGTCCTATTTGCCTATGGCCACTCGATAACATCCATGAGTATAGTTCCAGCTTGCGAGCAATTGGATTCGGATTTACTACTTACA cATCGGGAATGAGTCCAACATTGCAAAAAGTGTCACTCAATTATTACGATTCTGATTCCTGCAACAACGAACTGCCAAAGGATGCTCGCTTAAGGTATGGACTTACGTCTGACCAGTTCTGCACGAAAACTCCACACAAAGACGCGTGCTTGGGAGATTCCGGTGGGCCGTTACAGATCGACCTGTCGGATGTGACGCGCACGATACCGTACCTTACGGGCGTAGTGTCGTTCGGAACGGGCTGTTGGGATGGTTCTATGGGTGTGTACACGAAGGTGGCCAGCTACATAAATTGGATCCGCGAGCGCGTAAACGTTACCGTCGATCCGATTGAGTGTGCCAGAAACACGGAGTGTCTAGCAGCAAGATCGTTTTCCGACAGTCGACTAAGTCCGCAAAATAATTCACCCTTCTTTAAG GTAAATCTACGCAAAGCAGACAACAGTTCATTCCATCAGTGCAGTGGAGCTCTCATCGATTACCGGCATGTCGTCACATCGGCCACCTGTGCCATACGCAACAACCAGCAACCAGCCTTTATAGAGGCAAACAAGGAGATGGTCGAGATAGTGGACATCGACGTGCATCCCAAATTTGTTGCCGGGAAAAACTACCACAATCTAGCTGTGCTAACGCTTGCCAAGTTTTACAACCCGAACAAAATCTATCAAATCATTGCACCAGGTTGCATCTGGAAGGAGGAGCGCATCACCGATCCGATTGTGTTCTTTTCTGGCTACGGACCCGAGGTGAAGAATGAACCGGAAGATGTGGCAAAGAATGTATCGCTCAAAGTATTGGTAGCGCTGGTGACGGAGAATGGCCGCTGTGAGGCAAGTGATGCGTGGAAAGTGAATAGCACACTCTGGTCAGGATTCAACAGTGACTTCCTGTGCACCTTCAATCCGATCGATCTGGTACCGGGCATCTGTAAG CTGGAACCAGGTGGTGCCGTGTCCAACTTTCGGCGCGACAATATTGTGCCATATGTGTACGCGGTCAACACCATGGATGAGGGTGAGTGCGGCGGAACACAGAATCTCTTCGTTGCGACACGACTTGCTCCGTTTTACGATTGGATTGAGACGATTATTTTAAGACATCTGCCTGAAAACGATCCAATACTAACCT CAATACGTTTTGGAGGTGATGAGTCCGACACACCCATTGTCGATACGTCCACATCGAACGAGATCGATCAAATTGTTCATCAAAATCGTATAG ATGTGATCGCGAACCACATAAAACCTTACGGTGATGATTTAATGAAGGGTAGACCTCAGACAACGAAAGTAAACA TTTATCATCAATCATTGAACAATGTCCCAGAAACATACGAAGTTTACGGCCCTCATACCCCACATTCACAAAAGCTTG TGCATCCATTCCAGACGTCACCCAGGACGAAACAATCAGTCCTAGTGCCACCAGTACAAAACACTATCCACAATAATGATGTACATATTGAGCTGATTCCTTCCGTTGAACTACCTCCGACACACATCATCCAAGGGCAGGGACATCCTCAAGTCGTCCACAGTCGTCCCACTGAACCGTACTCGTCGTACACTAGACAGAATCACTTCCAATCGGTAGTTCCGTACGGTCAGAGCATGTCCGGTCAAAGGGTCGATTACCAGGGACCGAACTCACCCCACCCGGCGGTCGATCATAACCATCTGGTGTCGATTATTCGGTCGATTGAGCTGTACGAGAACGGGCATTGCACACTTCCAACTGGAGCTCCCGGCAGGTGTCTGCACTATACGCGCTGTCCTTCGATGTACTGGAATCGCCAAAATGTGGACGTGTTTCTTCGCTTGAACTTGATACCACTCTGCAATCGTGCGCAGGAAACGGTCTGCTGTCAGGTATGA
- the LOC1271480 gene encoding uncharacterized protein LOC1271480 isoform X5 has protein sequence MHQRLIVIASALLLIADLVFSENAFIDSAPEGYYDRKSLADCPSRFYSEDVSSALGFFIFGGRRAFLKEFPHMAAIGWTDKTVSPPVVQYKCGGSLIAAKYVLTAAHCKVDDEKIPPDTVRLGDTNLATTEDDETAQQFKIVSFTVHEKFKKNRKYYDIALIELDREAKFNTAVCPICLWPLDNIHEYSSSLRAIGFGFTTYTSGMSPTLQKVSLNYYDSDSCNNELPKDARLRYGLTSDQFCTKTPHKDACLGDSGGPLQIDLSDVTRTIPYLTGVVSFGTGCWDGSMGVYTKVASYINWIRERVNVTVDPIECARNTECLAARSFSDSRLSPQNNSPFFKVNLRKADNSSFHQCSGALIDYRHVVTSATCAIRNNQQPAFIEANKEMVEIVDIDVHPKFVAGKNYHNLAVLTLAKFYNPNKIYQIIAPGCIWKEERITDPIVFFSGYGPEVKNEPEDVAKNVSLKVLVALVTENGRCEASDAWKVNSTLWSGFNSDFLCTFNPIDLVPGICKLEPGGAVSNFRRDNIVPYVYAVNTMDEGECGGTQNLFVATRLAPFYDWIETIILRHLPENDPILTSIRFGGDESDTPIVDTSTSNEIDQIVHQNRIDVIANHIKPYGDDLMKGRPQTTKVNMHPFQTSPRTKQSVLVPPVQNTIHNNDVHIELIPSVELPPTHIIQGQGHPQVVHSRPTEPYSSYTRQNHFQSVVPYGQSMSGQRVDYQGPNSPHPAVDHNHLVSIIRSIELYENGHCTLPTGAPGRCLHYTRCPSMYWNRQNVDVFLRLNLIPLCNRAQETVCCQV, from the exons ATGCATCAGCGACTGATCGTGATCGCTAGTGCGCTGTTACTCATCGCCGATCTAGTGTTTAGTGAAAACGCATTTATTGATAGTGCACCGGAAGGATACTACGACCGTAAATCGTTAGCTG ATTGTCCGAGCCGATTCTACAGTGAGGATGTGTCCAGTGCTCTCGGATTCTTTATTTTTGGAGGACGTCGTGCTTTTCTCAAAGAATTTCCTCACATG GCAGCGATTGGATGGACGGACAAGACCGTATCACCACCGGTAGTGCAGTACAAATGTGGTGGGTCACTGATAGCTGCCAAATATGTTCTAACGGCCGCTCACTGCAAGGTGGATGACGAAAA AATTCCACCCGATACAGTGCGTCTTGGCGATACAAATCTAGCTACCACCGAGGACGACGAAACCGCACAGCAGTTTAAAATCGTTAGCTTTACTGTGCATGAAAAGTTTAAGAAGAACCGCAAGTACTATGACATCGCACTCATAGAGCTAGATCGTGAAGCGAAGTTCAATACAGCTGTGTGTCCTATTTGCCTATGGCCACTCGATAACATCCATGAGTATAGTTCCAGCTTGCGAGCAATTGGATTCGGATTTACTACTTACA cATCGGGAATGAGTCCAACATTGCAAAAAGTGTCACTCAATTATTACGATTCTGATTCCTGCAACAACGAACTGCCAAAGGATGCTCGCTTAAGGTATGGACTTACGTCTGACCAGTTCTGCACGAAAACTCCACACAAAGACGCGTGCTTGGGAGATTCCGGTGGGCCGTTACAGATCGACCTGTCGGATGTGACGCGCACGATACCGTACCTTACGGGCGTAGTGTCGTTCGGAACGGGCTGTTGGGATGGTTCTATGGGTGTGTACACGAAGGTGGCCAGCTACATAAATTGGATCCGCGAGCGCGTAAACGTTACCGTCGATCCGATTGAGTGTGCCAGAAACACGGAGTGTCTAGCAGCAAGATCGTTTTCCGACAGTCGACTAAGTCCGCAAAATAATTCACCCTTCTTTAAG GTAAATCTACGCAAAGCAGACAACAGTTCATTCCATCAGTGCAGTGGAGCTCTCATCGATTACCGGCATGTCGTCACATCGGCCACCTGTGCCATACGCAACAACCAGCAACCAGCCTTTATAGAGGCAAACAAGGAGATGGTCGAGATAGTGGACATCGACGTGCATCCCAAATTTGTTGCCGGGAAAAACTACCACAATCTAGCTGTGCTAACGCTTGCCAAGTTTTACAACCCGAACAAAATCTATCAAATCATTGCACCAGGTTGCATCTGGAAGGAGGAGCGCATCACCGATCCGATTGTGTTCTTTTCTGGCTACGGACCCGAGGTGAAGAATGAACCGGAAGATGTGGCAAAGAATGTATCGCTCAAAGTATTGGTAGCGCTGGTGACGGAGAATGGCCGCTGTGAGGCAAGTGATGCGTGGAAAGTGAATAGCACACTCTGGTCAGGATTCAACAGTGACTTCCTGTGCACCTTCAATCCGATCGATCTGGTACCGGGCATCTGTAAG CTGGAACCAGGTGGTGCCGTGTCCAACTTTCGGCGCGACAATATTGTGCCATATGTGTACGCGGTCAACACCATGGATGAGGGTGAGTGCGGCGGAACACAGAATCTCTTCGTTGCGACACGACTTGCTCCGTTTTACGATTGGATTGAGACGATTATTTTAAGACATCTGCCTGAAAACGATCCAATACTAACCT CAATACGTTTTGGAGGTGATGAGTCCGACACACCCATTGTCGATACGTCCACATCGAACGAGATCGATCAAATTGTTCATCAAAATCGTATAG ATGTGATCGCGAACCACATAAAACCTTACGGTGATGATTTAATGAAGGGTAGACCTCAGACAACGAAAGTAAACA TGCATCCATTCCAGACGTCACCCAGGACGAAACAATCAGTCCTAGTGCCACCAGTACAAAACACTATCCACAATAATGATGTACATATTGAGCTGATTCCTTCCGTTGAACTACCTCCGACACACATCATCCAAGGGCAGGGACATCCTCAAGTCGTCCACAGTCGTCCCACTGAACCGTACTCGTCGTACACTAGACAGAATCACTTCCAATCGGTAGTTCCGTACGGTCAGAGCATGTCCGGTCAAAGGGTCGATTACCAGGGACCGAACTCACCCCACCCGGCGGTCGATCATAACCATCTGGTGTCGATTATTCGGTCGATTGAGCTGTACGAGAACGGGCATTGCACACTTCCAACTGGAGCTCCCGGCAGGTGTCTGCACTATACGCGCTGTCCTTCGATGTACTGGAATCGCCAAAATGTGGACGTGTTTCTTCGCTTGAACTTGATACCACTCTGCAATCGTGCGCAGGAAACGGTCTGCTGTCAGGTATGA
- the LOC1271480 gene encoding uncharacterized protein LOC1271480 isoform X2 translates to MHQRLIVIASALLLIADLVFSENAFIDSAPEGYYDRKSLADCPSRFYSEDVSSALGFFIFGGRRAFLKEFPHMAAIGWTDKTVSPPVVQYKCGGSLIAAKYVLTAAHCKVDDEKIPPDTVRLGDTNLATTEDDETAQQFKIVSFTVHEKFKKNRKYYDIALIELDREAKFNTAVCPICLWPLDNIHEYSSSLRAIGFGFTTYTSGMSPTLQKVSLNYYDSDSCNNELPKDARLRYGLTSDQFCTKTPHKDACLGDSGGPLQIDLSDVTRTIPYLTGVVSFGTGCWDGSMGVYTKVASYINWIRERVNVTVDPIECARNTECLAARSFSDSRLSPQNNSPFFKVNLRKADNSSFHQCSGALIDYRHVVTSATCAIRNNQQPAFIEANKEMVEIVDIDVHPKFVAGKNYHNLAVLTLAKFYNPNKIYQIIAPGCIWKEERITDPIVFFSGYGPEVKNEPEDVAKNVSLKVLVALVTENGRCEASDAWKVNSTLWSGFNSDFLCTFNPIDLVPGICKLEPGGAVSNFRRDNIVPYVYAVNTMDEGECGGTQNLFVATRLAPFYDWIETIILRHLPENDPILTSIRFGGDESDTPIVDTSTSNEIDQIVHQNRIVPAILSDVIANHIKPYGDDLMKGRPQTTKVNIYHQSLNNVPETYEVYGPHTPHSQKLVHPFQTSPRTKQSVLVPPVQNTIHNNDVHIELIPSVELPPTHIIQGQGHPQVVHSRPTEPYSSYTRQNHFQSVVPYGQSMSGQRVDYQGPNSPHPAVDHNHLVSIIRSIELYENGHCTLPTGAPGRCLHYTRCPSMYWNRQNVDVFLRLNLIPLCNRAQETVCCQV, encoded by the exons ATGCATCAGCGACTGATCGTGATCGCTAGTGCGCTGTTACTCATCGCCGATCTAGTGTTTAGTGAAAACGCATTTATTGATAGTGCACCGGAAGGATACTACGACCGTAAATCGTTAGCTG ATTGTCCGAGCCGATTCTACAGTGAGGATGTGTCCAGTGCTCTCGGATTCTTTATTTTTGGAGGACGTCGTGCTTTTCTCAAAGAATTTCCTCACATG GCAGCGATTGGATGGACGGACAAGACCGTATCACCACCGGTAGTGCAGTACAAATGTGGTGGGTCACTGATAGCTGCCAAATATGTTCTAACGGCCGCTCACTGCAAGGTGGATGACGAAAA AATTCCACCCGATACAGTGCGTCTTGGCGATACAAATCTAGCTACCACCGAGGACGACGAAACCGCACAGCAGTTTAAAATCGTTAGCTTTACTGTGCATGAAAAGTTTAAGAAGAACCGCAAGTACTATGACATCGCACTCATAGAGCTAGATCGTGAAGCGAAGTTCAATACAGCTGTGTGTCCTATTTGCCTATGGCCACTCGATAACATCCATGAGTATAGTTCCAGCTTGCGAGCAATTGGATTCGGATTTACTACTTACA cATCGGGAATGAGTCCAACATTGCAAAAAGTGTCACTCAATTATTACGATTCTGATTCCTGCAACAACGAACTGCCAAAGGATGCTCGCTTAAGGTATGGACTTACGTCTGACCAGTTCTGCACGAAAACTCCACACAAAGACGCGTGCTTGGGAGATTCCGGTGGGCCGTTACAGATCGACCTGTCGGATGTGACGCGCACGATACCGTACCTTACGGGCGTAGTGTCGTTCGGAACGGGCTGTTGGGATGGTTCTATGGGTGTGTACACGAAGGTGGCCAGCTACATAAATTGGATCCGCGAGCGCGTAAACGTTACCGTCGATCCGATTGAGTGTGCCAGAAACACGGAGTGTCTAGCAGCAAGATCGTTTTCCGACAGTCGACTAAGTCCGCAAAATAATTCACCCTTCTTTAAG GTAAATCTACGCAAAGCAGACAACAGTTCATTCCATCAGTGCAGTGGAGCTCTCATCGATTACCGGCATGTCGTCACATCGGCCACCTGTGCCATACGCAACAACCAGCAACCAGCCTTTATAGAGGCAAACAAGGAGATGGTCGAGATAGTGGACATCGACGTGCATCCCAAATTTGTTGCCGGGAAAAACTACCACAATCTAGCTGTGCTAACGCTTGCCAAGTTTTACAACCCGAACAAAATCTATCAAATCATTGCACCAGGTTGCATCTGGAAGGAGGAGCGCATCACCGATCCGATTGTGTTCTTTTCTGGCTACGGACCCGAGGTGAAGAATGAACCGGAAGATGTGGCAAAGAATGTATCGCTCAAAGTATTGGTAGCGCTGGTGACGGAGAATGGCCGCTGTGAGGCAAGTGATGCGTGGAAAGTGAATAGCACACTCTGGTCAGGATTCAACAGTGACTTCCTGTGCACCTTCAATCCGATCGATCTGGTACCGGGCATCTGTAAG CTGGAACCAGGTGGTGCCGTGTCCAACTTTCGGCGCGACAATATTGTGCCATATGTGTACGCGGTCAACACCATGGATGAGGGTGAGTGCGGCGGAACACAGAATCTCTTCGTTGCGACACGACTTGCTCCGTTTTACGATTGGATTGAGACGATTATTTTAAGACATCTGCCTGAAAACGATCCAATACTAACCT CAATACGTTTTGGAGGTGATGAGTCCGACACACCCATTGTCGATACGTCCACATCGAACGAGATCGATCAAATTGTTCATCAAAATCGTATAG TGCCGGCTATTCTTTCAGATGTGATCGCGAACCACATAAAACCTTACGGTGATGATTTAATGAAGGGTAGACCTCAGACAACGAAAGTAAACA TTTATCATCAATCATTGAACAATGTCCCAGAAACATACGAAGTTTACGGCCCTCATACCCCACATTCACAAAAGCTTG TGCATCCATTCCAGACGTCACCCAGGACGAAACAATCAGTCCTAGTGCCACCAGTACAAAACACTATCCACAATAATGATGTACATATTGAGCTGATTCCTTCCGTTGAACTACCTCCGACACACATCATCCAAGGGCAGGGACATCCTCAAGTCGTCCACAGTCGTCCCACTGAACCGTACTCGTCGTACACTAGACAGAATCACTTCCAATCGGTAGTTCCGTACGGTCAGAGCATGTCCGGTCAAAGGGTCGATTACCAGGGACCGAACTCACCCCACCCGGCGGTCGATCATAACCATCTGGTGTCGATTATTCGGTCGATTGAGCTGTACGAGAACGGGCATTGCACACTTCCAACTGGAGCTCCCGGCAGGTGTCTGCACTATACGCGCTGTCCTTCGATGTACTGGAATCGCCAAAATGTGGACGTGTTTCTTCGCTTGAACTTGATACCACTCTGCAATCGTGCGCAGGAAACGGTCTGCTGTCAGGTATGA